The following is a genomic window from Ignavibacteria bacterium.
GGAGCAATTCAGATTGACCAGAAAAAAGTTTCTGACATTAAATTAATAATAGACGAAAGTTTTCCTGATGATTTTATAATTCAGAGGGGAAAAAGAAATTTTGTAAAAATAAAAAAATCACCTAAGGAGCAATAAAATTGTTTAAACCAACCAAAATCTTTTTTACAAAGGGGGTCGGAAGACACAAAGATTATTTACAGTCGTTTGAATTGGCGCTGCGAAACGCCGGAATAGAAAAATGCAACCTCGTAATGGTTTCAAGTATCTATCCCGCAGGATGCAAGCGCTTAACTAAAGAGCAGGGAGTTGCGGAATTAACCCCCGGCTCTATCACATTTTGCGTTATGGCAAGAAATTTTACCAACGAACCGAATCGTCTTATTGCTTCTTCTATAGGAGTCGCGCTTCCTTCGGATGATTCGCATTACGGATATATATCCGAACATCATCCTTTCGGTGAGCCTGAAAAAATTTCAGGTGAATATGCCGAAGACTTAGCTGCGACAATGCTTGCAACAACTTTAGGAGTTGAATTTAATCCGGAAACGGCATGGAATGAAAGAGAGAATGTTTATAAATCGAGCGGAAAAATTTTTAAAACTTTCAACGTAACACAGTCAGCAGAAGGCGATAAAAACGGATTATGGACTACCGTAATAGCCTGTGCTGTCATGATTCCTTAACTAATAATTCAGTAGGACAGGCATTCCTGCCTGTCCTCTCTTTAAACCAATCTTTCCTTTCTAAATTTCAACTTTCTTTTTAATTAGGTAATTTCTCATTATTAATTTAATTTAACTGATATCCTGAATGATATTAAATATTGATAAGGTTCCCGGTTTAAATGCACTATATAAAGATTACATAGAAAATTTTGATTCCGTTAAAAGTTTTTATCAGTATGGATATCAGACCTCTGAAGATTTTTTAAAATGCGTCGAAGATAAAAAACAATCTTATCCCTCCGGCAAAGTTAATCGTGCTGAACTTTCAAATATATTAATCCGCCAGAATAAATTTTTTAACTCTGCAGAAAAGACGTATGAGAATTTGGAGTCATTGAAAGATGAAAATACATTTGCCATTGTAACAGGGCAGCAAGTTGGCATCTTGAGCGGACCTTTATACACAATTTATAAGGCGTTAAACACAATTCAGCTTGCTGAAAAACTTAATTCTGAGTTTAAAGAATATAAATTTGTTCCTGTCTTTTGGCTTGAAGCAGATGACCACGATTTTCTTGAGATAAACAATATAAATATCTTAAATAAAGAAAACGAACTTGTCAATTTAAGATATTTCGAAGGCGGAGTGGAACAGGAAAGATATTTAAAACCTGCTACATCGGTTTTAGTTGATGATAATTTTGAAAATTTAATCAAAGAGCTTGAGGAAAATTTGCATCATACTGATTTTTCCGATGCAATTTTTGACTATATAAGGCGTTCATACCGCGTTGGCATTGACTTAAAAACTGCCTTTGCAAGATTTCTAAATTATCTGTTTGAAAACTCAGGATTAATTTTCTTTGACCCTACTGACCCTGAGATAAAAAGATTTTTAATTCCCGTAATTGAAAAAGAATTAAACACCTTTCCTAAAGTCTGCGAAATAGTCATCGATGCTTCCGCACAGCTTGAACATAATTACGAACCGCAGATTAAACCTAAGGCAATCAATCTTTTTTATAATCATAACGAAAACCGTTATCTTATAGAACCGAGAGACGATAATTCATTCGGATTAAAAAACTCCAGACAGAAGTTTGAAAAATCTGAAATGATTGATTCGTTAAATTTGAATTATCAAAATTTTAGTTCTAATGTTATTACCCGACCCATATTTCAGGATTTTATATTGCCAACTATTGCATACATCGGAGGTCCTTCTGAGATTTCCTATTTTGCCCAGCTTAAAAATGTGTATGAATATTTTAATGTCCGTATGCCGATTATTTATCCGCGCACTTCGGTAACACTAATGGAATCAAAATCCATGCAGTTCTTCAAAAAATATGATATTATGTTAGAAGAAATGTTTAATCAGGAAGCTGTTAATGAAAAGCTTTTAGGGAAAACTTCCGAAATAAATCTTGAAGAATTATTTAATGAATATATTGATGAAATGAACTCGCTTAATTATTCTTTTGAGAAAGAATTAGTCAAAGTTGACAAAAACCTTGTAAATAATTTTAAGAACCGCAATCAGAAAAACTTTGAGACACTTCAGATGTTAAAGCAAAAATTTATAGATTCTCAGATAAACCAGAATGAAGGTGTGTTTGCAAAGATGAAATCGATTTACAATAACATTTATCCGGAATCCAAATTGCAGGAACGCATTCTGAACGTATCATATTTTTTAAATAAATACGGAATCGATTTGATGAAAATGCTTAAAACAAATATTAATATTTCAGAATTTAATCATCAGCTAATTGAACTAAACGTAAAGGAACAGAAAGATTTATTTTAACACTTGAATGTGCCGGAAAAAATATTAATAATCAGGTTCTCATCTTTTGGTGATATAGTCCTTACCTTTCCTCTTATCAATCTTCTCAAAAAGAAATTCCCAAACGCAAATATTTCTTTTGTTGTTAAACCTCAGTATTCTGAATTAGTAAAAATTAATCCTTTAATTGATGAAGTTATAGAATTCGATGAACATCTTAAGCTCGATTTTAAGAAGTATGACTTAATTATTGACCTTCAGAATAACCCTAAGAGCAAAGCGTTTACCTTCGCAGCAGGAACTAAAATTTTAAGATATAAGAAGGATAATTTTAAAAAATTTCTTTTGGTAAGATTTAAAATCAATTTATTTAAGGAAATTATTCCCGTATATAAAAGATATATTCAAACATTAAAGGATGTCATTTCATTAACCGAAAAAGACTACACGTTTACGACCTCAGAATTAAAATCAACCAATTTACATTTCACTGATAAAAAATATATTGTTATTGCTCCGTCATCTAAGCATTTTACCAAAAGATATCCTAAAGAGAAATACCTTGAACTTATAATCACATTAAAAGAGAAATATCAAATTATACTCACCGGAGATGATTCAAATACTGATAGAGAAATTTGCAATTATTTATGTAAGGATGATAAAGTTATCAGCTACTGCGGTAAATTAAGCTATCCTGAATTAGCTTATGTATTAAAAAATTCTGAGTTTGTTATATCCAACGACAGCGGGGTTATGCATTTTGCAGAATCACTTGGCAAAAAAGTTTATGCAATATTCGGCAGCACTGTAAAAGAATTCGGATTTTTCCCACAGCTTGAAACGTCAAAAGTTTTTGAATATGTCGGCTTATATTGCCGTCCCTGCACACATATAGGGCTCAACAAATGTCCCGAAGGTCATTTTAAATGCATGCTTGAAAATAAAGTTGAAATAAATTGATGAATAAAAGTATCATATTAAAAAAGAATGAAGAGAAACGACTTCTAAACGGTCATCAATGGATTTTCAGCAATGAGATAAAAGAGATTACGGGAAATCCTGCCAACGGCGATATTATTTCCCTCTATTCCGTATCAAATAAATTTCTCGGTAAAGGTTTTTATAACAAAAACTCTCTGATTGCATACCGCCAGCTAACCTCAGAAAATATCGAAATCAATTTTAATTTAATAAAGCAACGAATATTTGATGCAAATGATTACCGCATTAATTTATATCCTGAACGAGCTGCATATCGTGTTATTAATAGCGAAAGCGACTATTTGCCGGGACTTATCATCGACAGATTCGGAAATAACTTCTCATTTCAGATTTTTTCTTTAGGAATGGAAAAGTTCAAAGAAGATTTAATTGAACTTTTAAAAAATGATTTTAATGCAGATTTAATTGTTGAAAAAAATGATAACAATCTTCGAACTCTTGAAGGATTAGAAAAGTTTGAACATATTTCTTACGCAAAAGAAAACAAAGATGATTACACTTTCGTTCAGTCAATCGACGGAATAAAATATAAAATTGATTTGGTTAACGGACAGAAAACAGGATTCTATTTAGACCAGGCAGGTAACCGAATTAAAATTCGTGAATATGTAAAAGAAAATTATAATGTTCTTGATTTATTCTGTAATGAAGGTGGATTTGCTTTAAATGCTGCTCTGCAAAAAACTGCAAAAATTACTGCTGTAGATATTTCGGAAACATCATTAAATACAGCTAAGGAAAACGCAAGGCTTAATAGTTTTTCTAACATAGACTTTATTGCAGATGATGTCTTTGAGTATCTCGATAAAGACAAGTATACTTATGACGTAATCATTTTAGACCCGCCATCTTTCACTAAAAGGAAGAAAAACATTGACAACGCAATTTCAGGCTATATCGAATTAAATAAAAAATGTCTGGATAAAATAAAAAGAGGAGGATACTTATTCACTTTCTCCTGTTCGCATCATATTTCAGAAGAAATTTTTGAAAATATAATTGTTAAAAGCGCAAGATTGACAAAGCGGAAAATACAGATAATTGATTCAGGAATTACTTCATATGACCATCCTGTATTACCTCAGATGGAAGAAACTAAGTATCTGAAAAGTTTAGTAATAAGAGTTGTTAATTAACAATTACCATTAATAATTATCTTTACGGATTGTAAGCATTGCGGCGCTTAATTTTGGCAATATGATTTCATAAGTGTCATCCCGGGGAATGATACTTTCAAACTTATACGTGCCGCTAAGCACGCCATCATTTGTAGCATCAAATGTTTTTCCTGCCAGACGAACACCTAAGGAATCGCTTAATCTTTCACTTTCCAGTCTTATTAACTCACCTTTAGAGGAAGTTCCGGAAACACTTATTAAAACTTTACCCATGGCACTTTCATCTTTATTTATGATTGTTATTCGTGTCGTTCCTAATGAATCAATCGAAGACCAGGCTTTAATATTGCTTGTTGTTTTTATTTCCGTATTTAAAAGTGATGCACTATTTTGCGTCGCTTCAGAAAAAAGAATTAAACCGTAATAAATGGGATTAACGTGTGCTATGGATTTATTGTCTTTCCAATAAAAATTAAATGCATTAGCATAGCTTATACCGGCATTATGAATGTTAACTCCGTTTACTCCGACGGTCGCAAGTTCGAAAAGAAAATCAGTTAACCATAATGAGGTATAAAACGAATTGCTGACATTACTTAATCCTGTTTCTGATATATTTAGCTCCGTTATTCTGTATTTTAAAGAATTATCATTTGCTTCAGCAACATATTCTTTCACCAGTTCAATCTGATTTTTGATTGTTGATTCTGAGATTATGTCTTTATGTGTGTAAGTTTTTCCGAGCGGATAAATTTTTTGAGTTACAATATTCAGTTGTTCTTTATTTAATTCTATAAATTGATTCAGATTAGCAAGCCAGTCTTTATTTATAAAAGCAGCTCCTCCAAGAAGGGCTTGTATATCAATCATTTCTTTTAAGCGAATAAGATAATTATTATATTCACGGTTAAACTGTTCAAAGTTCCATCCGCTTCCTTTGAGAATAACTGATTTATTATCCTCTCCATAAAAATATTTGTTCGTAAAAAGTTCAGGTGAATCCGCAACTTCATAAGCAATTACGCTTCCTTTCGGAAATAATTTGCTTGTAACGAAAATCCAGTCTTTCCCGAGCTTCGGATCGCCGTTTGCAAAATTAACTCCAAGAATAAATTTAATTCCGCTTTGACGAGCAATTTCAGTTATTACTGTAATCCAGTCATAGTTAATGTCATAAATAATATTTTTTGGTCTTAATGCTCCGCCGGGATTCCACCAGCTATAATCCGAACCGCGTGAGATTCTTAAAACTCCCTGACCATTGCCATACGTTCCCAAGTTGCTCAACAAACGAATAAAAATTTGGTTTATACCTTTATCTGCATTGCCTGAATAATAGGGGATTGATTCATAATCTATGGAAATACCCGCAAACGATTTTGGAATGGTTATAGTTTTTTTATCAATATCAACATAAACTTCTGCTATTACATTATTCTGTGCAGATGCAATTGAAGATAAAGCAATGAAAAACAGGATTAAGGAAATATTTAAAATTCGCAAATATTTCATTTATTCATTAAACCATTTTAATTAATTTGGGGTATGGATAAACATACAGTAATTTCAAATAATTCAGATAATTATGTTGAATTAATCAACTATGATACAGACCCGAATATGTGGATTGTCAGGGTATCTAAAAAAATACTTTTTTTTAAAAAACAAAAATATGCCAAATGGTTTAACAGTGAAAAAACCGCAAGGGCATATGCAGAAAGCATTTAATAATCTTATCTGAGTGAAAATTTGAATTATTGCTCTTTTGGAGCCCCCATACTAAATACACTACAATTTTATAATAATTTAGCAATAAAAAAATATTAAATGTTTTCTATAACCGGTAATAATTTAACTGTTCAAAATTCTATAAAGCTTATAGAAAACAATGCATTACTTAAAATTGATAAAAGCACTATTAACAAAATCCAAAAATCCCGCTCTCTTGTTGAAAAATGGATTAAGGATGACAAAGCCATATACGGAATTACAACCGGTTTTGGTGAATTTAAAGACGTAAAAATTTCATATCAAGACTTAGAAACTCTTCAGAAAAATTTAATCATTTCTCACAGTGCCGGTGTGGGAAAATATCTTCCCGATAATATTGTCCGCCTGATGATTCTTTTCAGAATTAATTCACTCTGCAAAGGCAACTCAGGTGTCCGAGTTGAACTTGTCGAAGCTCTCATCAATTTGTTTAATTACAAAATCATTCCACTTGTTCCGTCACAGGGCTCCGTAGGGAGCTCGGGTGACCTTGCACCTCTCTCACATCTTGCGTTAACATTAATAGGAAAAGGTTACTGTAAGCTTGATGGTGAAATTCTTGAAAGCAAATCAGCTCTTGAAAAATGCGGACTAAGACCGTTTGTCTTATCTGCAAAGGAAGGTCTTGCGCTAATAAACGGAACGCAGATGATGTCGGCTTATATGTGTCTTGCCGTTTGGGAAGCCGAACGGCTTGCAAAATTAAACGACATTGCAGGAGCCACTTCACTCGAAGCCCTCAAAGGAACAGATTCAGCCTTCGATGAAAAAATTCAACGCATTAGACCGCACAAAGGTCAGATAAACACCGCTTATAATTTAAGAACGCTTTTAAAAAATAGCGGAATAATGAAATCTCATCGCGACTGCGGAAAAGTTCAGGATGCTTATTCCTTACGCTGTATGCCTCAGGTTCACGGAGCAGTAAAAGATACCATAAGATATTGCAGAGAAGTTCTCGAAATAGAAATAAATTCAGTTACCGATAATCCGTTGATTTTTCCCGAAGACGGCGAATATCTTACAGGTGGTAATTTTCATGGTGAACCCATTGCATTGATTGCTGATTATCTGGCAATAGCAATTAGTGAACTTGCAAACATTTCGGAAAGACGCATAGCTCGTCTTGTAGATGGCAGCTTGAGCGGATTGCCGAGATTTCTCACAACAGAAGGAGGATTAAATTCCGGTTTAATGATTGCACAATATACTGCCGCTTCGCTCGTTAGTGAAAATAAAGTTTTAACTCATCCTGCTTCGGTTGATTCAATTCCTACAAGTGCCAATCAGGAAGACCACAACTCTATGGGTTCAATTGCTGCAAAAAAATGCATGGATGTTATTAACAATGTTAAGAATGTTATTGCAATCGAGTTTTTATGTGCCTGTCAGGGAATAGATTTGTTAAAGCCATTAAAAAGCAGCAAACCCGTTGAAGCAGCGAGAAAGTTAATCAGAAGCAAAACTCCATACATAACAAAAGATGTTTTATTATATGAGTACATCTCTTCTGTAAAACAAGTTGTTTATGATAATAATTTTTTAAATGCTATAGAAAAGATTACGGGTGAATTAAAAATTTAAATTTGAAAATTGTCACTAATATAGAAGAAGCGGTTAAAGGTGTTCATAGCAGGTTTTTGGCTTTTCCTTTTTATGAACGGATTTATTTTTATTCATCCGGTCTTTATAAGAAATTCGAGAAAGATCATATATGGATTTTAGCTTCCGCAGTTGCGTTTAATCTAATAATCTGTATTGTTCCTTTTTTGCTTATTTTATTAACCATACTGGGTATTTATCTCGATGAATCAAATGCATTGAGCAACCTCAGTGCATATCTTAAAAACGTATTACCACTTCAGGAAGATTTTAAGGACAAAGTTATTACAAATCTCATTGACAGAACAAAAGAAATTACAACCAACACATTTATAACCGGAGCAATCGGTATTTTTGGTTTGCTCTGGACAGCAAGCGGTTTGTTCAGTTCTATGCGTGATGTTATAAATAAAATTTATGACGTCTTTGACGAAACAAATTATTTCATAAGTAAACTGAAAGATTTTTTTCTTGTTTTCATAACACTTGTATTGTTTATCCTTTCAATTGCAGCAACTTCAGCTTATCAGGTTGTGCAATATTTTTCAGAAAATATTTTTGGCGCTGAAATATCTCTGACTTTCATGGAAGAATTTATATCAATGATTTTTTCTTTGATTATTACATTTGCAATGTATTATGTTTTATACAGATACATTCCGACAATCAAAATTCCATGGAAGGCAGTATTTATTTCATCGTTGTTTTCAGCAATATTATTTGAAATATTAAAATACATTTTTACATTATACATTCTTAAATTTTCAAACTTTGGGAAAGTTTACGGAACCTATGCCGCATTTGCCGCGTGTTTATTCTGGCTTTATTATATTTCGGTTATATTTGTGCTTGGTGCAGAGATAGGACATTTATATATTGTGAGAAACAAGCTCCACTTCTTAATCTCTAAAAAATAATGGAACAGAAAAAATTATACAGAACGATAGAAAATCTTATTAAGGAAGCACCCAAGCTTAAAACAGACGACGAGCTTCTGAAATATCTTCTCGAACAGCTAATCAAAAATGAGGAAATCAATATCCGTGGCGGAAGAATATGGAAACTGTCTCCCGATAAAAAAGCATATGTTTTGACTGAACAGGAAGGCGATGTCGATATTATTCAGGATTTTTATGAACTTAAAATTGAGGATTATCCGATATTCAAAGAAATAGGAAGAGTGCGTTCGGTTCTGGCAAAAGAAACTGATGAATATCTCATTGAAAAAGGTATTTATCAATATTCAGCCACAGGCGTGGGGGATAGATACCGGATAAAACCTAAAGACGATAAAGAAGAATCATATTTTTTATATGAATATCTGATTGCATTAAATCCTGATAAGTTTGATGAAAATCTTCTCAATACGCTGAACATAATAAGCACAACGCTCAGTGCAATCCTGAGAACAAGACGCGTAGAAACGAAAGCACAGGAAAATATAGAAGAACTTGAAAAAGCCAGAGAAATACAAAGAAGCATTTTACCGGAACATGAATATAAATTCGGCAATTATGAAATATTCGGGGTCTCCATTCCGGAGAAAATTGTCGGAGGTGATTTTTTTGATTACCTAACCTCCGATAAAGAAGTTTTAGGAATTGCATTAGGAGATGCAGCCTCCAAGGGAATTTCAGCTGCTGCTCAGGCACTTTATGTTTCAGGCGCGCTGAAAATGGGAGTTGAGTTTGAAATTAAGATGACTAAGCTTATAAAAAAAATTAACCAGCTTATTCATGATACGTTTCCGTTTGAAAGATTTGTAACTTTATTTTACATTGAGCTTTTTGATGACAGAAAAGGACTCGCACTTTATGTTAATGCCGGACATAATCCACCAATTTTTTACCGGGCTGAAACTTCCGAAATATCCATGCTGTCTACCACAGGACCTGTGCTCGGACCTTCTCCGGATCAGAAATATTATTACGAACGTATAAATTTTAATAAAAATGATATTCTTGTATTATATTCGGATGGCATAGCTGAAGCTACTAACAAAGAATTTGAGTTTTATGGTGAAGAAAGATTGAAAAAAGCACTCGAAAAATATCATCATCTATCATCTAAAGAAATCTGTGAACATATAATAGAAGAAGTGCAGGTTTTTTCATCACAAGCAGCTTATTCTGATGATAAAACGGTTGTTGTAATCAAACGCATGAAATAATTACGATAAATTATCATATTGTATAAACTCCCATTTCAGGTCTTTATGATTCATTGCAAGCTCGCAAACGATGTTCTGCTCGCTGCATTTAACCGTATAGTAAGTAACCAACGCTTCCCCCTGGTTCGACTTCCATTTTGAAATAACCTCCGATACCTTATAAACCGTGCTTCCTTTTTTGAACTTAAGGATATTAAGCTTCATATTATCAAAATGAGCTATTACCTGAACAGGTTCAAACACCTGATGTTTCATAGTCAAAATTTTAGTTTACTTATTTTACAAAAATAACCTTAATAATATAAGGTATTTATTTATTCTTATTTTTACGTGAGCATGAACTATTTTTTTAAAATCATAGTTATGATTATGGTATTTTAATATTAAAATACCTAAATTTATGGTTATTGAAGTTAAAAGTATCTAATTAAAAACATGACAAACAAAATCAAACTCTTTACCTTATTAATATTACTCTCACTCTCAAGCTCAGTCTCCGCCCAATTGGGACATAGTAATATGCATTTACTTAAAAATGTGAATCAACATTCTGCCGCAGGAAGATATTCAGCGCTTTGGGGTTATGTTGCTCCGAACGGTCGTGAGTATGCTATCTTAGGATGTTATGACGGAACTGCTTTCATCGACATAACAGACTCCGCAAATATCAGGGAAGTTGATTTCGTTCCTAATACCGGAACAGGTAGTTCAAATGCCTGGAGAGAAATGAAATTCGTCGGACATTATGCTTATGTTGTTTCAGAGCTTTCTCAAAGCGGTATTCAGATAATGGACTTACAATATTTACCTGACTCAGTTCGTTATGTCGGTAAATTTAATATGACAAGCCATTCATCCACACACTCAATTTCTACCGATGGCACCTATCTTTACTTAAATGGAGTGAATACTTCATTTGTGCCTACAGGGGGAATAGCGATAGTAAGTTTAGCTAACCCGGAAGTCCCTGTAAAAATCGGGCAGTGGGCAACCAAATATGTTCACGATTGCAGAATTATTAACGACACTATATATGCTTCATGCATCAATGCAGGCGAAATAAACATTATCAATGCAACAAACAAAGCAGCCCCTGTTACAGTAAAAACTTTCCAGACAGTTCCCAATCCATTTACTCACAATTCTGCAAGAACCGTTGATGGAAAATATTTATTTACAACTGATGAGACTTCATCACCTAATGGTAAATTGAAAGTTTGGAATATAGCAAATCTAAATAATGTTACTTATGTAAGAAATTGGCTGCCTACAAGTATCTCAACTGCAATTGTTCACAATGTCGAAATCTACGGTAACCTCGCAGTAATTGCGCATTATACCGCAGGTATCAGAGTTCTGAATATTGCTGACCCTGAAAATCCTGTTGAGATTGGCTGGTATGATACTTATCCAAGCAGCAACTCTGCTTCATTCAACGGATGCTGGGGTGTTTATATGTTTCCGTCAGGAAAAATTGTTGGTTCGGATATGCAAACCGGATTGTATGTGGTTAAAGTTACAAGCTTAACTAATGCAGGTTCAACCGGAGTTACCGTTCCTGAAAAATATTCTTTAAGCCAGAATTATCCGAATCCTTTCAATCCTACAACAAAGATTAACTTTTCTTTGCCAAAGAGCTCAAATGTAAGCTTAAAAATTCATAACATGGCAGGTAAGGAAGTTGCTTCGGTTGTAAATGACAGAAGAGATGCAGGAAATTATGAAGTTACATTTGATGCCGCAAACTATGGTTTATCAAGCGGAACATATTTCTATACTCTTACAACAAACGGATTCACCGAAACAAAGAAAATGATGTTAATTAAGTAATAGTTTTTAAAAACTAATAGAAAATCCCGGTCCATTTATTTGGGTCGGGATTTTTTTTATCAAAAAAGTAATAAAAACAAGAAGTTAAAATACCTTTCATAGTTTTTACTTTATTAGTATTTTACAGTTTAGTAATTCAAAAATATACAATTTCGTGGCGAAAATCCTTGTAGCTGATGATGAAGTAACATCCGTTGCTATTATGAAAAAAGTGCTTGAAGACTCGGGACATACTGTTTCGACTGTTACTGACGGTAAAATGGCGCTTGCAAAAATCAAACAATTTGAATTTGACGTTCTTGTTACTGACTTTAATATGCCCGGAATGAATGGTATTCAGCTTACTAAAGAAGTCCTCGAACTTGAATCTGATCTGATTGTTGTTCTCATAACTGCATACGCTACAATCAAATCATGCGTTGAAGCCATAAAGCTTGGCGCATTTGATTACCTGACAAAGCCCATCAATAAGGAAGAACTGCTTCTAACCGTCAACAGAGGACTTGAAAAAGTTGAAATCATAAATGAAAATATTTTACTGAAACAGGAACTTGAGAAAAGTGAAACTAAAGTTTCAGCTTTTGACTATGCAACTAATAGTTCCCAGATAAAAGGAATTCTAAAAGAAGTAGCAAAGGTTGCAAAATCCGACTCAACGGTTTTAATCACCGGTGAAAATGGAACGGGGAAAGAAGTCCTTGCAAAATATATTTATCATCACAGTAAGCGTTCCAATCAGCCATTCATAGTTGTTAATTGCGCGGCGATTCCAAACCAGTTGCTTGAATCTGAATTATTCGGACACGTGAAAGGTGCTTTCACTGGTGCGATAAACGACCATAAAGGATATTTTGAAATTGCAAATAACGGGACGATATTCCTTGATGAAATAGGTGAGATTGAATTGCTGATGCAGGTAAAACTTCTTCGTGTTCTGCAGGAGAGAGAGTTTTCAAAAGTTGGTGACACAAAAATTAGAAC
Proteins encoded in this region:
- a CDS encoding sigma-54 dependent transcriptional regulator, with the protein product MAKILVADDEVTSVAIMKKVLEDSGHTVSTVTDGKMALAKIKQFEFDVLVTDFNMPGMNGIQLTKEVLELESDLIVVLITAYATIKSCVEAIKLGAFDYLTKPINKEELLLTVNRGLEKVEIINENILLKQELEKSETKVSAFDYATNSSQIKGILKEVAKVAKSDSTVLITGENGTGKEVLAKYIYHHSKRSNQPFIVVNCAAIPNQLLESELFGHVKGAFTGAINDHKGYFEIANNGTIFLDEIGEIELLMQVKLLRVLQEREFSKVGDTKIRTTNVRIIAATNRNLKDMIEDAKFREDLYYRLNVFEFHLPALRERPEDIIYYFEKFLVEFAKQFSKPVPKIDPEVREILINYQWPGNIRELKNLAERVSILCETNIITTDLIPNKYFQFTEGEKNIISENNSDYSDTEDYNAVKDKMIKDFEINFIKNKLKHYKGNVAATAKAINFHPVSLRQKLAKLGIDPKEFKS
- a CDS encoding choice-of-anchor B family protein, with product MHLLKNVNQHSAAGRYSALWGYVAPNGREYAILGCYDGTAFIDITDSANIREVDFVPNTGTGSSNAWREMKFVGHYAYVVSELSQSGIQIMDLQYLPDSVRYVGKFNMTSHSSTHSISTDGTYLYLNGVNTSFVPTGGIAIVSLANPEVPVKIGQWATKYVHDCRIINDTIYASCINAGEINIINATNKAAPVTVKTFQTVPNPFTHNSARTVDGKYLFTTDETSSPNGKLKVWNIANLNNVTYVRNWLPTSISTAIVHNVEIYGNLAVIAHYTAGIRVLNIADPENPVEIGWYDTYPSSNSASFNGCWGVYMFPSGKIVGSDMQTGLYVVKVTSLTNAGSTGVTVPEKYSLSQNYPNPFNPTTKINFSLPKSSNVSLKIHNMAGKEVASVVNDRRDAGNYEVTFDAANYGLSSGTYFYTLTTNGFTETKKMMLIK